ATCGCACGGCGTGGGCGTTGGATACATGTCGTTGAAACAGGCCAGGCAAAACTCGTCGCGGGGCAAGTCCGTTGCCTCCACCAGTCCGTCAATCGTTTGGTACACCAGCGAATCCACTTCGAGATAGTCGCGTATGGCGTCCACCGTCATGTGCGAGGCAATGAGTTTTTGGCGGTTCGGCGTGTCTATGCCGTAATGGCAGCTGTTGATGATGGGCGGCGAACTGACCCGGAAATGGATCTCCCTGGCGCCGTTGTGCCTCAGCATTTTGATAATCTTGCGCGAGGTGGTCCCCCGCACGATGCTGTCGTCAATGAGCACGATGCGCTTGCCTTCGATCACGTTGCGCGCGGGGTTGAGTTTGATTTTCACGCCGAAGTCGCGGATGCGCTGATCGGGTTCGATGAACGTCCGGCCCACGTAATGGTTCCGGATGAAGCCCATGTCGAACGGAATGCGGGACTCGTGCGCGTAGCCGAGCGCGGCGGGATTCGACGAGTCCGGCACGGCCATGACGATATCGGCCTCGACCGGCGCTAGGCGGGCCAAGTTGGCCCCAAGCCGCTTGCGCACCGCATCCACGCTCCGGCCAAAGAGATAACTGTCCGGCCGCGCAAGATATACAAACTCGAAAATGCACTTGCACGGTTGCGCCGGCTCGAAGGGGAAAATGGATTCGATGCCGCCGGGCGACAAGAGGACCACCTCGCCGGGTTCGATTTCACGGACCCATTCCGCGTCCATGATGTCGAGCGCGCACGATTCGCTGGCTAGCACATACGCCCCGTCCCGCCGGCCCAGCCACAGCGGGCGAAAACCGCGCGGGTCGCGGGCGGCCACGATCTCGTCGCCGTCAATCGCCAAAATGCAATATGCGCCGACAACCTGCCGGAGCGCCTCGATGACGCAATCCACGAAGCGTTTCTGTTTCGAGCGGGCCGTGAGTTGGATGACGACCTCGCTGTCCGTGGTGGACTGGAAAATGGCGCCGTTCTCTTCCAACTGTTCCCGGATGACGTGCGCATTGACGAGCGTGCCGTTGTGTCCCAGCGCCATCGAACCGCGGGCATAGTCCACTACCAGCGGCTGCACATTACGCAGGGTGCTTGTGCCGAACGTTGAATACCGGACGTGGCCAATCGCCTTGTCGCCATGCACCTGCGCCAAACGGTGCGGCTTGAACACGTCGGCGACCAGTCCCACGCCGCGATGGGCCGTGAGATTGCCCTCGTGCGACGCGACGATGCCCGCGCCTTCCTGGCCGCGATGCTGAAGCGCATACAGGCCCAAGTAGACGAGTTTCGGGGCTTCCGGGTGTCCGTACACCGCGCAGAGTCCGCATTCCTCGCGCACATGATCGAAATCGCGTTCGCACAAGGCGCCGCACGCGGCGGAATTTCGCGCGTGCGGACACGCCGCGCAGGACTTGCCGAAAGGAACCATGCCGGATTCCATGAATCAGAAATCCTTTCTTCCGGTCAGTTGGCGATAGGCTTCCACGTATTTCTCGCGGGTCTTCTCCACCACGTCGTCGGGCAACGGCGGCGGCGGGGAATTTTTGTCCCATCCGGTCGTTTCGAGCCAGTCGCGCACATATTGCTTGTCATAACTTGGCTGGGCTTTTCCAGGTTGATATTGATCCGCAGGCCAGAAGCGCGACGAATCGGGCGTCAAAATTTCATCGGCTAAAATTACCTCGCCGTCAAGCGTGCCGAATTCGAACTTCGTGTCGCACACGATAATGCCCCGCGACGCGGCGAACTCCCGCGCGAACGAGTATACGTCCAGCGCGGCTTTCACGGCCGTGTCGAGCAGATCCTTGTCCATGATTTTAGCCGCTTCTTCGGCGGAGATATTCAGGTCGTGGCCGTCGGTGGCCTTTGTCGCGGGCGTGAAGATGGGTGTTTCCAGTTTGCTGGCCTCGACCAGCCCTTCGGGCAGTTTGATCCCGCATACCGATCCGGTTTGCCGGTATTCCTTGAGTCCGCTGCCGGCCAGATAACCGCGCACGACGAATTCGACCGGAAACATCTTGCACTTCCTTACCAGCATGGACCGCCCCTCGAACTGGTCCGCATGCGCCCGAAAATCCTCCGGGAAATCCTTCAGATCGGCGGATATCAAGTGGTTGCGCACCAGGGAAGCGGTCTGCTCGAACCAGAAGAGGGACATGGCGGTGAGGATTTTGCCCTTGTCGGGGATGCCGACCGGATTGACCCAATCGAAGGCCGAGAGGCGATCCGTCGCGACGATGATCAATTGGTCGCCCAAATCGTAAATATCGCGCACCTTGCCGCGCGCAAGGGGGGTGCGGTTGGGCAGGCTGGTTTCGCAAATGGCTTTGTTCATCGCGCACAACTCCTCGTTCCCTGCGTGGGCGCGGACCCATTCCGCGCCCGGTTCGTGATGTTAAAAGAAAGTACCCTGGAGGTAGGGGCGGTTGATTTCAAGCAATTCGTCAAGCAATTTGCGCGAAGCGAGGGCGCCGGGCATCAACGGGTGCATCAGCATCGCCTGGAACGCCCGTTCCCGGCAGCCCTTCACCGCCGCCTCGACGGTCATCGTTTCGTACGCCTTCACGGCCTGCATCAGTCCGCGAATGATCGGATCCGGCTTCGGCTGCGGCACGGCCTTGGCCCCGTCCTTGCCGATGATTGCCGGAACTTCCACCGACACGTCGTCGTCGAAGGATGGCACGGCGCCGTTGTTCCGGCAGCACACAATTTGCCGGTTTCGCGTGTCGTTCTGTATCGCGCTAATCAAATGGAACGCCGCCGTCGAATAGTGCGCGCCGCCGCGCTTGGACAATTCCTCGGGCTTCTCGTCAAGGTCCGGACGTCCGTACTTTTCGAAGAGGGTTTTCTCGACTTCGACCACTTCCTCGCCGCGGGTCTTTTCCTTGCTTTTCAAGTGATCGAGCACGGCGGAAGTCGCGTAGTAATACTGAAGATAGCCGTTCAGGATCATGCCGAGGCTCTTCATTGCCGCGATCATGTTTTCGCGGACGTCGGGGACTTCCCACTCTTCGGCGGCCATCTCGATGAACTTTGCCAGCGCGGTCTCGGTGACGTCCTTGCCCGCAATCGAGACACGGCGAATCCATGCGAGATGGTTCAGTCCAACATAGTCGAGCCTCACATCTTCGGGTGCGCAGCCGATGTGTTTCACGATGTCCATAATGATGCCGATGGGCACGTTGCACAGCCCCACGCTTTTGATCGCGCCATGCTTGATCAAAGCCTCGGTCACGATGCCGCTGGGATTGGTGAAATTGACGAGAAACCCATTTGGCGCAAGTTCCTCCATTGCATGGGCGATGTCAAGGATGCGGGGAATGGTCCGCAAGGCGCAGGCGAATCCGCCCACCCCGGTCGTTTCCTGGCCCACAATGCCGTGGCGCAGTCCGAGCTTTTCGTCCTGGATGCGCGCCTGAATGCCGCCCACCCGGATTTGCGTGACGACGTACGACGCATCCTTGACCGCTTCGCGCATGACCCCGGTGTCGTATACTTTGAACGGGTTGCCGTGGCGGGCGGCCATTCGCCGGGCGAGGCCGGTCGTGATCGTGAGCCGGTCACGGTTCGGATCCATCATCCAGAGTTCGGTAACGGGGATCGAGTCCAGCCGTGCGAACAACCCGTCCACCAGTTCGGGCGAATAGGAACTAGCGCCGCCAATCACGGCCAGTTTCATGGAACAATCCTCCTTGGTCCTGCGCGGAAATGCGAAGCTGCTTGCATGCGTCCTTGGATAGTTTCCACGCGCAGGAATACAGCGGGATCATACGTGCGCCATCCATCAAAATCAACGCATGCGATTGCACGCTCCAGACAAGTCGTTTACGGAACCAGCAAAGCCGGTGAAGGACCCAAAAAGACGAAAAGGACATCAAGAACGATAATCGCCATGCACACAAGACGTGGGGGCCTTTTCGGCCTGGGGACTTGACAAAATCGCTACTATTTGGCTATAATGCCAAATAGTAAAGAAAAAGGAGATTCTTGTGGACGCGAAGACGCAGGCATTATTCGAGGCGCGGGCGGAAATTGTGAAGGCCCTTGCGCATCCGACGCGGCTGTTCATCGTGGATGTGTTGTCAAAGGGCGAGCGGTGCGTATGCGAGTTACAGGCGGACATTGACGCGGACATTTCGACGGTGTCGAAGCATTTGGCGGTACTGCGGAACGCGGGAATCGTCGAGGACGACAAGCGCGGCCTGCAGGTCTTTTACCGTCTGCGCGTTCCGTGCATCCTGAACTTCTTTGGCTGCGTGGAGAACGTGCTGCAGGAAAATGCCCGGCGTCATCAGGCATTGGTGAACGATTGATCGTCCCGGGTAAGGCGTTGGGATGTCGCCGATGTAATAATTGGCAATTGGCGCAATAACGCACGGATGTGTCAGAAGGGTTTGCGATCGTGGATTGGCGAAAAGAGTGGAAGGCCTTGGCTGTTATCGTGGCCGTTTTTCTGGCGTGTTTTTACCTGCCCGTGGGCATGCCGCGTTTCGACAACGCGGTTATGGAATCGCTCCAACTGGTCAAATGGTATGCCCAGGAGCACGTGTTGCTGTG
This DNA window, taken from Candidatus Hydrogenedentota bacterium, encodes the following:
- a CDS encoding metalloregulator ArsR/SmtB family transcription factor gives rise to the protein MDAKTQALFEARAEIVKALAHPTRLFIVDVLSKGERCVCELQADIDADISTVSKHLAVLRNAGIVEDDKRGLQVFYRLRVPCILNFFGCVENVLQENARRHQALVND
- the purF gene encoding amidophosphoribosyltransferase, with amino-acid sequence MESGMVPFGKSCAACPHARNSAACGALCERDFDHVREECGLCAVYGHPEAPKLVYLGLYALQHRGQEGAGIVASHEGNLTAHRGVGLVADVFKPHRLAQVHGDKAIGHVRYSTFGTSTLRNVQPLVVDYARGSMALGHNGTLVNAHVIREQLEENGAIFQSTTDSEVVIQLTARSKQKRFVDCVIEALRQVVGAYCILAIDGDEIVAARDPRGFRPLWLGRRDGAYVLASESCALDIMDAEWVREIEPGEVVLLSPGGIESIFPFEPAQPCKCIFEFVYLARPDSYLFGRSVDAVRKRLGANLARLAPVEADIVMAVPDSSNPAALGYAHESRIPFDMGFIRNHYVGRTFIEPDQRIRDFGVKIKLNPARNVIEGKRIVLIDDSIVRGTTSRKIIKMLRHNGAREIHFRVSSPPIINSCHYGIDTPNRQKLIASHMTVDAIRDYLEVDSLVYQTIDGLVEATDLPRDEFCLACFNDMYPTPTPCDYTLSKISRRHVDTSTEPYDAMKTAMPSEF
- a CDS encoding phosphoribosylaminoimidazolesuccinocarboxamide synthase; protein product: MNKAICETSLPNRTPLARGKVRDIYDLGDQLIIVATDRLSAFDWVNPVGIPDKGKILTAMSLFWFEQTASLVRNHLISADLKDFPEDFRAHADQFEGRSMLVRKCKMFPVEFVVRGYLAGSGLKEYRQTGSVCGIKLPEGLVEASKLETPIFTPATKATDGHDLNISAEEAAKIMDKDLLDTAVKAALDVYSFAREFAASRGIIVCDTKFEFGTLDGEVILADEILTPDSSRFWPADQYQPGKAQPSYDKQYVRDWLETTGWDKNSPPPPLPDDVVEKTREKYVEAYRQLTGRKDF
- a CDS encoding 6-phospho-beta-glucosidase, which translates into the protein MKLAVIGGASSYSPELVDGLFARLDSIPVTELWMMDPNRDRLTITTGLARRMAARHGNPFKVYDTGVMREAVKDASYVVTQIRVGGIQARIQDEKLGLRHGIVGQETTGVGGFACALRTIPRILDIAHAMEELAPNGFLVNFTNPSGIVTEALIKHGAIKSVGLCNVPIGIIMDIVKHIGCAPEDVRLDYVGLNHLAWIRRVSIAGKDVTETALAKFIEMAAEEWEVPDVRENMIAAMKSLGMILNGYLQYYYATSAVLDHLKSKEKTRGEEVVEVEKTLFEKYGRPDLDEKPEELSKRGGAHYSTAAFHLISAIQNDTRNRQIVCCRNNGAVPSFDDDVSVEVPAIIGKDGAKAVPQPKPDPIIRGLMQAVKAYETMTVEAAVKGCRERAFQAMLMHPLMPGALASRKLLDELLEINRPYLQGTFF